The Erythrobacter sp. Alg231-14 genome has a segment encoding these proteins:
- the tatB gene encoding Sec-independent protein translocase protein TatB — MFDIGALELFVIVVVAVLVIGPKDMPLAMRTAGRWIGKVRKVSSHFRTGVDAMVREAELEDMEAKWKAQNEAIMKRSAASSEADAGEPIMTGPPPKIDDGAAASVQDVVDKAEPLPTSGSTTTPTPKSGE, encoded by the coding sequence ATGTTTGATATCGGCGCTCTTGAACTGTTCGTAATCGTTGTCGTCGCGGTGCTCGTGATCGGGCCAAAAGACATGCCGCTTGCGATGCGCACGGCGGGCCGATGGATTGGCAAAGTCCGCAAGGTCTCTTCTCATTTCCGGACAGGCGTTGACGCGATGGTTCGCGAGGCTGAGTTGGAGGATATGGAAGCCAAGTGGAAGGCGCAGAATGAGGCGATCATGAAACGATCCGCCGCATCAAGTGAGGCCGACGCAGGCGAACCCATCATGACCGGGCCACCGCCAAAGATCGACGATGGTGCTGCGGCGTCGGTTCAGGATGTCGTTGATAAGGCGGAGCCTTTGCCGACCTCCGGTTCGACCACCACGCCAACCCCGAAATCGGGGGAATAG
- a CDS encoding segregation and condensation protein A has product MPENWPPDDVPRQGAKSGDDALYLELDGWEGPLDLLLDLSRRQKVDLRAISILSLVDQYLEYIERAQDLRLELAADYLVMAAWLAYLKSALLLPKDEQEDPSPEELALRLQLRLQRLGAMREAAARLMARDRIGRDIFVRGAPEGLRTDRKTMWKSDAFSLIQAYGQVKARTAPRIYHVSDRPVMTLDSALDRVSAMLGVTLEWMEIRDFLPRHAEPALRKSALASSFVAALELARLGRAEIAQEGAFEPLRIRRLKEGASA; this is encoded by the coding sequence ATGCCCGAGAATTGGCCTCCGGACGACGTACCGCGTCAGGGTGCGAAATCTGGCGATGATGCGCTCTATCTCGAACTGGATGGTTGGGAAGGGCCACTCGATCTTTTGCTGGACCTATCGCGCCGTCAAAAGGTTGATTTACGGGCAATCTCGATCCTTTCTTTGGTTGATCAGTATCTTGAGTATATTGAACGGGCGCAGGACCTGCGGTTGGAATTGGCGGCCGATTATTTGGTTATGGCGGCGTGGCTGGCCTATCTGAAATCCGCTCTTTTGCTGCCCAAGGATGAGCAAGAAGATCCAAGCCCAGAAGAATTGGCGTTAAGGCTGCAATTGCGGCTGCAACGGCTGGGTGCCATGCGCGAAGCGGCGGCGCGATTGATGGCGCGCGACAGGATCGGACGCGACATATTTGTAAGAGGCGCTCCTGAAGGCCTGCGCACCGACCGCAAGACTATGTGGAAGAGCGACGCATTCTCTCTGATTCAGGCGTATGGGCAGGTCAAAGCACGCACTGCACCGCGTATTTATCACGTCTCGGATCGGCCGGTTATGACACTGGACAGCGCGCTGGATCGTGTGTCGGCCATGTTGGGGGTCACGTTGGAATGGATGGAAATTCGCGATTTTCTGCCGCGCCATGCGGAACCTGCGCTGCGCAAATCGGCGCTTGCGTCGAGTTTTGTTGCGGCGTTGGAGTTGGCGCGATTGGGTCGGGCAGAAATCGCACAGGAAGGGGCCTTTGAACCGCTGCGTATTCGCCGTTTGAAAGAAGGGGCGTCCGCATGA
- the scpB gene encoding SMC-Scp complex subunit ScpB codes for MSEERTEATETENTVPDAIERALEATLFASEEPMTVDALADHLGGLDKQNVRERLKSLTEQYQSRGVHLVERGKRWHFETAPDLAHLLRREKEQVRRLSRAATEVLAIVAYHEPVSRAEIESIRGVQTSGGTLDVLMEAGWIKLAGRRDVPGRPVIYATTPEFLDHFGLVSRRDLPGMDELRASGLLDPVDDAFEEAMGAADEAAKVDQGSEQDSEQESDEISDDGSGESGADAVAGLHAESDDHDGEAR; via the coding sequence ATGAGCGAAGAACGCACCGAAGCGACCGAAACTGAGAACACTGTACCCGACGCGATCGAGCGGGCGTTGGAGGCGACGTTGTTCGCCTCAGAAGAACCAATGACGGTGGACGCGTTGGCCGATCACTTGGGTGGTTTGGATAAGCAGAATGTTCGCGAGCGGTTGAAATCATTGACGGAACAATACCAATCGCGCGGCGTGCATTTGGTCGAACGCGGCAAGAGATGGCATTTTGAGACCGCGCCGGACCTTGCGCATTTGTTGCGGCGGGAAAAGGAGCAGGTTCGTCGGCTTAGCCGCGCGGCCACCGAAGTGCTCGCCATTGTTGCGTATCATGAGCCCGTGAGCCGTGCGGAGATCGAATCGATCCGTGGTGTTCAAACCAGCGGCGGGACCTTGGATGTTTTGATGGAGGCCGGGTGGATCAAGCTCGCCGGTCGCCGAGATGTCCCCGGTAGGCCGGTTATTTATGCGACCACGCCGGAGTTTCTTGATCATTTTGGCTTGGTGTCGCGGCGCGATTTGCCAGGCATGGACGAACTGCGCGCGTCGGGATTGTTGGACCCAGTCGATGATGCATTTGAAGAAGCGATGGGAGCGGCTGATGAAGCCGCCAAAGTCGATCAAGGATCGGAACAGGACTCTGAGCAAGAATCGGATGAAATATCCGACGATGGATCGGGAGAATCGGGCGCGGATGCCGTTGCAGGCTTGCACGCCGAATCCGACGATCACGACGGCGAAGCAAGGTAA
- a CDS encoding amidohydrolase family protein, whose product MAMGLMMGATLMATPAMADTLIYNVDGVTIDEAGDVKRFTAIVFDDDGRITHTLERGEERPDDVEFALDGEGQVMLPGMIDAHVHVMDMGFAALTLDLSDTNNLDEALAKIAAFAEENQGRPWILGRGWNQEKWGLGRFPTAAELDAIVPDRPVWLERADNHANWANSTAMEKAGVTAETRDPDGGRIIRDAAGNPTGIFIDNAISIVGDSVPAPRPQDRDAAFAMAQQRLLANGITAVADMGTPMVDWNTFRRSADLGQLRIRIMAYADSVETMELIGGPGPTPWLYEDRLRLNGIKLYLDGALGSRGASLKEPYEDEASSTGLPLTTPAQLRNRMSRAAMDNFQTAVHAIGDAANSDLLMAIAELSQSYTGDRRWRIEHAQIVDVADLDRFGDFGVIASMQPLHQTSDRTMAEARLGEDRLGGAYAWRSILEVGGRLAFGSDAPVEPADAFAGMAVAISRTDADGQPFGGWRVQESIGREQALAAFTSDAAFAGFADGRFGRLIPGERADFLFVDRDPLLSSPQDIRNTQVREVWVGGVRVLNQ is encoded by the coding sequence ATGGCGATGGGCCTGATGATGGGCGCGACGTTGATGGCAACACCGGCGATGGCCGACACATTGATCTACAATGTGGATGGTGTGACCATTGATGAGGCGGGTGATGTAAAGCGTTTTACCGCAATTGTGTTCGATGATGACGGACGGATCACTCACACATTGGAACGGGGCGAGGAACGTCCCGATGATGTTGAGTTTGCATTGGACGGCGAAGGGCAAGTCATGTTGCCCGGCATGATCGATGCCCATGTGCATGTGATGGATATGGGCTTTGCCGCGCTGACGCTGGATCTGTCCGACACCAACAACCTCGACGAAGCTTTGGCCAAAATCGCTGCGTTTGCTGAGGAAAATCAAGGCCGCCCTTGGATTTTGGGTCGGGGATGGAATCAGGAGAAATGGGGCCTTGGCCGTTTCCCCACGGCGGCGGAACTTGATGCGATCGTACCAGACAGGCCGGTCTGGCTCGAACGCGCGGACAACCACGCGAATTGGGCCAACAGCACGGCAATGGAGAAAGCCGGCGTCACCGCCGAAACGCGAGATCCTGACGGTGGCAGGATCATTCGCGACGCTGCAGGCAATCCAACCGGCATTTTCATAGACAACGCGATCTCCATCGTCGGGGACAGCGTACCCGCACCGCGCCCTCAGGATCGCGACGCCGCCTTCGCGATGGCGCAACAACGCTTGCTCGCCAATGGTATTACCGCCGTGGCGGACATGGGCACACCGATGGTGGATTGGAACACGTTCCGCCGTTCCGCCGATCTTGGTCAATTGCGCATCCGCATCATGGCATACGCGGACAGTGTAGAAACGATGGAGCTCATCGGTGGCCCCGGCCCCACCCCATGGCTGTATGAAGATCGCCTGCGCCTTAATGGCATAAAGCTCTATCTCGACGGAGCCTTGGGATCGCGCGGCGCATCGCTCAAAGAACCGTATGAGGATGAGGCGAGCAGCACCGGCCTCCCCCTCACCACGCCGGCGCAATTGCGCAATCGGATGAGCCGCGCAGCTATGGACAATTTCCAGACCGCCGTTCACGCGATCGGGGATGCTGCCAATTCCGATCTGTTGATGGCCATTGCCGAATTGTCGCAAAGCTACACCGGTGATCGCCGTTGGCGGATTGAGCACGCCCAGATTGTCGATGTGGCCGATCTTGATCGGTTTGGAGATTTCGGCGTGATCGCTTCAATGCAGCCGCTGCATCAAACATCGGATCGAACCATGGCAGAGGCGCGATTGGGCGAAGACCGTTTAGGTGGGGCCTATGCATGGCGCAGCATTTTGGAAGTGGGCGGCCGATTGGCGTTCGGGTCGGATGCCCCGGTTGAGCCCGCCGATGCCTTTGCTGGCATGGCTGTCGCGATCTCTCGAACCGATGCGGATGGACAACCGTTTGGCGGATGGCGCGTTCAAGAGTCCATCGGCAGAGAGCAAGCCCTAGCCGCGTTTACATCGGATGCCGCCTTTGCGGGATTTGCCGATGGTCGTTTTGGCCGATTGATACCGGGCGAACGGGCCGATTTCCTGTTTGTGGACCGTGACCCGCTGCTGTCTTCACCACAAGACATCCGCAACACACAAGTTCGCGAAGTGTGGGTCGGCGGGGTTCGTGTCCTCAATCAGTAA
- a CDS encoding arginyltransferase codes for MTAPIRFPRFFVTSPAPCPYLPGRSERKVFTELKGDHADQLNEALGRIGFRRSQTVAYRPSCLDCQACVSVRVVANEFRPSNTQKREIKRNRDLITTECRPWATDEQFELLTKYLSVRHPDGGMSTMDEMDYADMVEHTPVTSSLVEYREPTESGEPGRLVGACLTDRQGDGLSMIYSFYDPDHTDRVGLGNYIILDHIQRAAENGLPYVYLGYWVDGSPRMQYKVRYRPLEKLTREGWQRMDDEEQNKLIAAATARRDKSAGTIDGARGKDGQPVKFPAS; via the coding sequence GTGACGGCCCCGATCCGCTTTCCCCGTTTCTTTGTGACGAGCCCCGCGCCGTGCCCCTATTTGCCTGGGCGTAGCGAGCGTAAGGTTTTCACTGAACTTAAAGGCGATCACGCGGATCAATTGAACGAAGCGTTGGGCCGCATTGGTTTTCGTCGCAGCCAGACGGTCGCGTATCGGCCAAGCTGTCTGGATTGTCAGGCATGCGTATCCGTGCGCGTTGTCGCCAATGAATTCAGACCTTCGAACACGCAAAAGCGTGAGATCAAACGCAATCGCGATTTGATCACCACGGAATGTCGACCGTGGGCGACCGATGAACAATTTGAATTGCTCACCAAATATCTCAGCGTGCGTCATCCCGATGGTGGTATGTCCACCATGGATGAGATGGATTACGCCGACATGGTGGAACACACGCCGGTGACAAGCTCGCTTGTTGAATACCGGGAACCAACGGAATCGGGAGAGCCCGGCCGGTTGGTGGGGGCGTGTCTAACCGATCGTCAGGGTGATGGCCTTTCGATGATCTATTCGTTCTATGACCCCGATCACACCGATCGCGTGGGATTGGGCAATTACATCATCCTCGATCATATTCAGCGCGCTGCCGAAAACGGGTTGCCGTATGTATATCTTGGCTATTGGGTCGATGGCAGTCCCCGTATGCAATATAAGGTGCGCTATCGTCCGCTTGAAAAACTAACCCGCGAAGGGTGGCAACGGATGGACGATGAAGAGCAGAACAAGTTGATTGCCGCAGCCACGGCAAGGCGTGACAAATCTGCTGGAACAATCGATGGTGCTAGGGGTAAAGACGGACAACCCGTTAAATTCCCAGCGAGCTGA
- a CDS encoding NAD(P)-binding domain-containing protein, whose amino-acid sequence MNETKSIAFIGLGVMGGPMAGHLARAGHRVTAYNRSTKRAQDWAQAWAKDGLKLDFADSPKDAASGAEIVMICVGNDADLAAVTTGENGVLKSLANGALLVDHTTTSADMARQLAEVCSSKSIDFVDAPVSGGQAGAENGQLAIMCGGDEAAMNRAEPVMQAYAKSIVHVGPSGAGQTAKMANQMCIAGVLGGLSEAVRLAQGAGLDLEKTYQAISGGAAQSWQMDNRWATMTADTFDFGFAIDWMRKDLGYALDEAKRLGLSSPITAMVDQFYADVQAQGGSRHDTSALITRLAKASETPPSS is encoded by the coding sequence ATGAACGAAACAAAATCAATCGCTTTCATTGGCCTTGGCGTCATGGGCGGGCCAATGGCCGGACACCTCGCTCGCGCTGGGCACCGCGTTACCGCCTATAACAGATCAACCAAACGCGCTCAGGATTGGGCGCAAGCTTGGGCAAAAGATGGTCTGAAACTTGATTTCGCAGATTCGCCAAAGGATGCGGCAAGCGGGGCGGAAATCGTAATGATTTGCGTGGGCAATGACGCCGATTTGGCCGCCGTCACGACGGGCGAGAACGGCGTTCTGAAATCTTTGGCAAACGGCGCCTTGTTGGTCGATCACACGACCACCTCTGCGGATATGGCGCGACAATTGGCCGAAGTGTGTTCGAGCAAATCCATCGATTTTGTCGATGCCCCGGTTAGCGGCGGCCAAGCGGGCGCAGAAAACGGACAGCTTGCCATTATGTGCGGCGGTGATGAGGCCGCGATGAACCGGGCCGAGCCCGTCATGCAGGCGTATGCCAAATCCATTGTTCATGTCGGGCCAAGCGGCGCGGGTCAGACCGCAAAGATGGCGAACCAAATGTGCATCGCGGGTGTTTTGGGCGGGTTATCCGAAGCGGTCCGGCTGGCGCAGGGCGCGGGATTGGATCTTGAAAAAACCTATCAGGCGATTTCCGGCGGCGCGGCGCAAAGTTGGCAGATGGACAATCGCTGGGCCACGATGACGGCGGACACATTCGATTTCGGCTTTGCGATCGATTGGATGCGCAAAGATTTAGGCTATGCCCTTGATGAAGCGAAACGGCTGGGCCTGTCGTCGCCGATCACGGCCATGGTCGATCAATTCTATGCCGATGTTCAGGCACAAGGCGGTAGCCGCCATGACACCAGCGCCCTTATCACTCGGCTGGCTAAGGCTTCCGAAACCCCACCTTCATCGTAA
- a CDS encoding threonine ammonia-lyase, producing MNASTTNLDAAPGPADLTIEDVRAAAARIDGAVVKTPLMHSITLSQITGADIWLKFENLQFTAAYKERGALNALLQLTEEQKGRGVIAASAGNHSQGLSYHGTRLGVPVTIVMPKTTPTVKVMQTESVGGNVVLEGETFDEAHAHARELEKERGLTFVHPFDDPKIAAGQGTVALEMFAEKSDFDCIVTPIGGGGLISGMATVANALNPDTEVVGVQAGLFPSMFSKFKGEDRDCGGDTLAEGIAVKKPGDFTSQVIAEKVNDILLVGEPVLEKAVALLLQIEKTVVEGAGAAGLAAVLDNPERFKGKSIGLVLCGGNIDTRLLANVLLRDLARQGRLARLRVTLQDRPGALFKVMRLFDAHNVNIIEIYHQRIFTTLPAKGLITDIECEARDAEQVERLVTALRDANYAVQVVELN from the coding sequence ATGAATGCATCAACCACAAATCTCGACGCCGCCCCCGGGCCGGCCGATCTGACAATCGAAGACGTGCGCGCCGCCGCTGCTCGGATTGATGGCGCGGTGGTCAAGACACCTTTGATGCATTCGATTACACTGTCTCAGATTACCGGGGCGGACATTTGGTTGAAATTCGAAAACCTTCAATTCACCGCCGCGTATAAAGAGCGCGGCGCGCTCAACGCTTTGCTGCAATTGACCGAAGAGCAAAAGGGGCGCGGCGTTATCGCTGCGTCGGCGGGCAATCACAGCCAAGGCCTATCGTATCACGGCACCCGATTGGGTGTGCCGGTGACTATCGTGATGCCAAAGACAACGCCTACCGTTAAAGTGATGCAAACCGAAAGCGTCGGCGGCAACGTTGTCCTCGAAGGGGAAACCTTTGACGAAGCGCACGCCCATGCGCGTGAATTGGAAAAAGAACGCGGATTGACCTTTGTGCACCCGTTTGACGATCCAAAAATCGCGGCGGGGCAAGGGACCGTTGCGCTTGAGATGTTTGCAGAAAAATCTGATTTTGATTGCATCGTCACGCCGATTGGCGGGGGCGGATTGATTTCCGGCATGGCCACCGTGGCCAATGCATTGAATCCCGACACCGAAGTGGTCGGCGTTCAAGCTGGCCTTTTCCCAAGCATGTTCTCGAAATTCAAAGGCGAAGATCGCGATTGCGGCGGCGACACGCTGGCCGAAGGAATCGCCGTGAAAAAGCCCGGCGATTTCACCAGCCAAGTGATCGCCGAAAAGGTCAACGATATCCTTTTGGTGGGCGAACCCGTTTTGGAAAAAGCGGTCGCCCTGCTGCTTCAGATTGAGAAAACCGTTGTCGAAGGGGCAGGAGCCGCTGGACTTGCTGCGGTGCTCGACAATCCAGAACGATTTAAGGGCAAATCCATCGGCCTTGTCCTGTGTGGTGGCAATATTGATACGCGGTTGTTGGCCAATGTCTTGTTGCGCGATCTCGCACGGCAGGGGCGTTTGGCGCGCTTGCGCGTCACGCTTCAGGATCGTCCGGGCGCTTTGTTCAAGGTTATGCGATTGTTTGATGCGCACAATGTGAACATCATCGAGATTTATCACCAACGCATCTTCACAACTCTTCCGGCCAAAGGCCTCATCACCGACATTGAATGCGAAGCGCGCGACGCGGAACAGGTCGAACGATTGGTCACCGCTTTGCGCGATGCCAATTACGCGGTGCAGGTCGTTGAGTTGAATTGA
- a CDS encoding autotransporter assembly complex protein TamA gives MAGLTASGALAAGPITASGAMSIAQDGLDRDVQTSPGETNAPVTNDGNEGETETAPAQGQSSLQTLDDLIPQDAVENALDWAGQGTQSDNDVGDLQSSPGPNAAPSQSPVDGEGLSAELPVTAPFNTDATLNALTLPMPQPLERDPDLPSLADIETPELIEIEELVEFVVSDELVLAFPKETGRFPEEAEFVQRFRALSSIEALESDQDTVPQLAARARSDEELLVQMLRTYGYYAGEVVRQLSGGRRGIADAAGGDAGERRDASDGAVDTQPKVRFDVIPGNRYRFGAINLGAFDALPSDGVEDLRAAFGIRVGDPLYADKIVIEERRLRLALGENGYPFAELGEPSLLIDHAREEGDLTLSVSPNGKFAFGEVLSSDPDFLSSRHLQRIARFDPGDIYQTSMQADLRRAILATGLVSQVVITPRETQAPLEGQPGAVALDIALERAPLRTISGAIGFGTEDGVKVEAAWEHRNLFPPEGALRLRGILGTREQLASVTYRRSNFQARDQVLTIDAYVSDIETEAVDARTVALRGSFERVSNLLFQKPLSWQVGAEMLYTDERNRVTNGVQRPRQTYLIGGLFGSATLDSSDDLLDPTTGYRVTGFLAPEVSRSLGAESFYLRAQIDGSVYHDTGPAVIAGRIRAATIQGAQAGDIAPSRRLYAGGGGSVRGYGFQGIGPRNTFDEPTGGGSLVEFALEARVQTGLLDGAVEFVPFVDAGSVATGSSPDFSQIQFGAGVGVRYKTSFGPIRVDVGVPLNPTQFDAPVVVYVSLGQAF, from the coding sequence GTGGCTGGGCTGACTGCATCCGGTGCCTTAGCCGCTGGCCCGATCACCGCGTCCGGAGCAATGTCGATTGCTCAAGATGGGTTGGATCGCGATGTCCAAACCTCACCCGGCGAAACGAACGCTCCCGTTACGAATGATGGGAATGAAGGCGAGACAGAAACCGCACCGGCTCAAGGGCAATCCTCGCTGCAAACGCTCGACGATTTGATCCCCCAAGACGCGGTTGAGAACGCGCTCGATTGGGCCGGTCAAGGAACGCAATCAGACAACGACGTTGGCGACCTGCAATCGTCGCCTGGGCCAAATGCTGCGCCGTCACAGTCCCCTGTTGATGGAGAGGGTCTGTCCGCGGAATTGCCAGTCACGGCGCCGTTCAACACCGATGCGACCTTGAACGCATTGACGCTGCCCATGCCTCAGCCGTTGGAGCGCGATCCCGATTTGCCGTCATTGGCCGATATCGAAACACCCGAATTGATCGAGATTGAAGAGTTGGTGGAATTTGTGGTGAGCGATGAACTTGTGCTCGCCTTTCCAAAAGAGACCGGTCGATTCCCCGAGGAAGCCGAATTTGTTCAACGGTTCCGAGCTCTGTCTTCGATTGAGGCGTTGGAATCGGATCAAGATACAGTGCCTCAATTGGCGGCCCGGGCGCGATCCGACGAAGAATTGCTCGTTCAGATGTTGCGAACATACGGATATTACGCCGGCGAAGTCGTGCGCCAATTGTCCGGCGGTAGGCGCGGCATTGCTGACGCTGCCGGGGGTGACGCGGGAGAGCGCCGAGACGCCTCTGATGGCGCCGTGGACACTCAACCCAAAGTGCGTTTCGATGTCATTCCGGGCAATCGGTACCGGTTTGGTGCCATCAATTTGGGCGCGTTCGATGCGTTGCCTAGCGACGGCGTCGAAGATTTGAGAGCGGCTTTCGGCATCCGCGTGGGTGACCCGCTTTACGCCGACAAAATCGTCATCGAAGAGAGGCGTCTGAGACTAGCTCTTGGTGAAAACGGGTATCCTTTTGCCGAATTGGGTGAGCCATCCCTTTTGATCGACCATGCGCGCGAAGAGGGTGACCTCACGCTATCGGTCAGCCCCAATGGGAAATTTGCATTTGGTGAGGTGCTCAGCAGCGATCCCGATTTCCTGTCCAGCCGCCATCTCCAACGCATCGCCCGATTTGACCCCGGCGACATCTATCAAACCAGCATGCAGGCCGATTTGCGTCGCGCCATTCTGGCCACGGGATTGGTGTCGCAAGTGGTTATCACCCCGCGTGAGACACAGGCGCCATTGGAGGGTCAGCCGGGCGCTGTTGCGTTAGATATTGCGTTGGAACGGGCACCTTTGCGCACGATTTCCGGTGCTATCGGCTTTGGCACGGAAGACGGCGTCAAGGTTGAGGCCGCATGGGAACATCGCAATCTTTTCCCACCTGAAGGGGCGCTGCGTCTTCGCGGTATCTTGGGCACGCGCGAGCAATTGGCCAGCGTCACCTATCGCCGCAGCAATTTTCAAGCGCGCGATCAGGTGCTCACTATTGATGCCTATGTCAGCGATATTGAAACCGAGGCGGTTGATGCCCGCACCGTCGCGCTGCGCGGGTCTTTTGAACGTGTTTCAAACCTGCTTTTTCAAAAACCGCTGAGCTGGCAAGTCGGCGCAGAAATGCTCTACACCGATGAACGCAATCGCGTGACCAACGGGGTTCAGCGCCCGCGTCAAACCTATTTGATTGGCGGGCTTTTCGGCAGCGCGACGCTCGATTCCAGCGACGATCTGCTTGATCCCACCACCGGATACCGAGTGACCGGATTTCTCGCGCCCGAAGTGTCCCGCTCTCTCGGTGCGGAGAGTTTCTACCTGCGCGCTCAGATCGATGGGAGCGTCTATCACGATACAGGCCCAGCCGTCATTGCAGGCCGGATAAGAGCGGCCACGATCCAAGGGGCGCAAGCGGGCGACATCGCACCATCGCGCAGGCTCTATGCGGGCGGCGGCGGATCGGTGCGCGGTTATGGTTTTCAAGGTATCGGCCCGCGCAACACGTTTGATGAACCCACTGGCGGCGGGTCGCTGGTTGAGTTTGCGTTGGAGGCGCGGGTTCAAACCGGACTGCTCGACGGGGCGGTTGAATTTGTTCCCTTTGTCGATGCCGGCTCCGTCGCCACCGGGTCCAGCCCCGATTTCAGTCAGATCCAATTCGGGGCAGGGGTTGGCGTCCGCTACAAAACCAGCTTTGGACCGATCCGCGTCGATGTGGGTGTCCCGCTCAACCCAACACAATTCGATGCGCCGGTGGTGGTCTATGTGTCATTGGGGCAGGCGTTTTGA
- a CDS encoding twin-arginine translocase TatA/TatE family subunit, which produces MGGIGIWQILIVALVVLVLFGRGRISEMMGDFGKGISSFKKGMTEEEGAESKPKAQIESPAKDATASETKASETNDTPG; this is translated from the coding sequence ATGGGCGGTATCGGTATCTGGCAAATCCTCATCGTGGCCTTGGTTGTGCTCGTCCTATTTGGGCGCGGGCGCATCTCAGAAATGATGGGCGATTTCGGCAAAGGGATCTCAAGCTTTAAAAAGGGCATGACCGAGGAAGAAGGCGCGGAGTCAAAACCAAAGGCACAGATCGAATCCCCGGCTAAGGACGCAACTGCCTCTGAAACGAAAGCCAGCGAAACAAACGATACTCCCGGCTAA
- the tatC gene encoding twin-arginine translocase subunit TatC has protein sequence MAFEVDDIDETRAPLLDHLIELRARLVRSVIALMIGFGICFYFADPILGFLVQPLKDAFPEGEGQLIFTKLPEIFFVELRVALFGGFMISFPIIANQLWAFVAPGLYAQEKKAFLPFLIATPILFIGGASLAYYIVMPTAFRWFLGFGGDAGGLEVQALPAAGEYLSLVMQFILAFGMTFLLPVLLMLLHRAGIVSRAQLAGARRYVIVGIVALGAIVTPPDPGSQVILAIPLLLLFEGSLLLMRLQERTMARSRKGEDAAEGASDPDADGDQKTAQPTE, from the coding sequence ATGGCGTTTGAAGTGGACGATATTGACGAAACACGCGCACCGTTGCTCGATCATTTGATTGAGTTGAGGGCGCGTTTGGTGCGTTCTGTTATCGCGTTGATGATCGGTTTCGGAATTTGTTTTTACTTCGCGGACCCGATTCTTGGCTTTCTGGTGCAGCCGTTGAAAGACGCATTCCCCGAAGGCGAGGGGCAACTGATCTTCACCAAATTGCCAGAGATTTTCTTCGTCGAATTGCGCGTGGCGTTGTTTGGCGGGTTCATGATTAGCTTTCCGATCATCGCCAATCAACTTTGGGCGTTTGTCGCGCCGGGGTTGTACGCGCAGGAAAAGAAGGCGTTTTTGCCTTTCCTAATCGCGACCCCAATTTTGTTCATCGGCGGCGCGTCCTTGGCCTATTACATTGTTATGCCAACCGCATTTCGATGGTTCCTTGGCTTTGGCGGCGATGCCGGAGGGTTGGAGGTGCAGGCGCTTCCTGCGGCCGGCGAATATCTTAGCTTGGTGATGCAATTCATCCTCGCATTTGGGATGACTTTCCTGCTGCCGGTTTTGTTGATGTTGTTGCATCGCGCAGGGATTGTCAGCCGCGCACAATTGGCCGGGGCGCGGCGTTACGTGATTGTTGGGATCGTTGCGCTTGGCGCGATTGTGACACCGCCGGATCCGGGAAGTCAGGTGATCTTGGCGATCCCGTTGCTGTTGTTGTTTGAAGGGTCGTTGTTGCTCATGCGATTGCAAGAACGGACCATGGCGCGTTCCAGAAAGGGTGAAGACGCAGCAGAGGGCGCATCAGATCCCGATGCCGACGGCGATCAAAAAACCGCACAGCCCACGGAATAG